The Budorcas taxicolor isolate Tak-1 chromosome 5, Takin1.1, whole genome shotgun sequence genome includes a window with the following:
- the LOC128048607 gene encoding NKG2-A/NKG2-B type II integral membrane protein-like, with protein sequence MNNQAKNYPEPSLAKYTRKQQQQMRGLPSPREKFIAVILGIICFVLMYTLVRVITFIPSALIQEQNNSSRITRLQKEGHCGCCPKDWFTYSNNCYYTTFEEKTWNGSLTACASRNSTLLYIDDEEELKFLKSLSIVSWIPVFREGRGHPWMWQNGSTCKLQISDFLPEKGNCAVLSWGDIKSDEFPLKYACKHKLEN encoded by the exons ATGAACAATCAAGCGAAAAACTACCCAGAACCAAGTCTGGCTAAGTACACCaggaaacagcaacagcaaatgaGAG GGTTACCATCACCTCGAGAGAAGTTTATTGCTGTGATCCTGGGAATCATCTGTTTTGTCTTGATGTATACTCTAGTGAGAGTGATAACTTTTATTCCAT CTGCTCTAATACAGGAACAGAATAACTCCTCTCGGATAACAAGGCTCCAGAAAG AAGGCCATTGTGGTTGTTGTCCAAAAGACTGGTTTACATATTCCAACAACTGCTATTATACCACTTTTGAAGAAAAAACGTGGAATGGGAGTTTGACAGCCTGTGCTTCTAGGAACTCTACTCTGCTTTATATAGATGATGAAGAGGAACTG AAATTTCTGAAGTCCCTGTCAATTGTGTCATGGATTCCAGTCTTTCGTGAAGGCCGTGGTCATCCGTGGATGTGGCAAAATGGTTCAACTTGCAAACtaca AATATCAGACTTTTTACCTGAGAAAGGAAACTGTGCAGTGCTATCCTGGGGGGACATAAAGTCAGATGAATTCCCACTTAAGTATGCTTGCAAGCACAAGCTTGAGAATTAA
- the LOC128048445 gene encoding NKG2-A/NKG2-B type II integral membrane protein-like yields MNNQGVIYAEMKGVKNSKRQRMKPKGSKGSISIAQQELTYAELNLQNASQNLQKTSQNLQGNEDNYHSKGSPSPLEKLIAGILGIICLVLMSTVVTMIVITPSTLIQDQNNSSQITRLQKECHCGRCSKDWFTYSNNCYYITFEEKTWNGSLTACASRNSTLLYIDNEEELKFLKSLSITSWIPVFREGRGHLWMWQNGSTCKLQISDFLSEKGNCAVLSVGDIKSDDCEFPHKYTCKHKLEN; encoded by the exons ATGAATAACCAAGGAGTAATCTATGCAGAAATGAAGGGAGTCAAGAACTCAAAGAGACAGCGAATGAAACCTAAGGGCTCTAAAGGTTCCATTTCAATAGCTCAGCAGGAATTAACATATGCTGAATTAAATCTTCAAAATGCTTCTCAGAATCTTCAAAAGACTTCTCAGAATCTTCAAGGGAATGAGGACAACTACCACTCCAAAG GTTCACCATCGCCTCTAGAGAAGCTCATTGCTGGGATCCTCGGAATCATCTGTCTTGTCCTGATGTCCACTGTGGTAACAATGATCGTTATTACTCCCt CTACTCTAATACAGGACCAGAATAACTCCTCTCAGATAACAAGGCTCCAGAAAG AATGCCATTGTGGTCGTTGTTCAAAAGACTGGTTTACATATTCCAACAACTGCTATTATATTACTTTTGAAGAAAAAACGTGGAATGGGAGTTTGACAGCCTGTGCTTCTAGGAACTCTACTCTGCTTTATATAGATAATGAAGAGGAACTG AAATTTCTGAAGTCCCTATCAATTACATCATGGATTCCAGTCTTTCGTGAAGGCCGTGGTCATCTGTGGATGTGGCAAAATGGCTCAACTTGCAAACTACA GATATCAGACTTCTTATCTGAGAAAGGAAACTGTGCAGTGCTATCCGTGGGGGACATAAAGTCAGATGACTGTGAATTCCCACATAAGTATACTTGCAAGCACAAGCTTGAGAATTAA